A stretch of the Nicotiana tabacum cultivar K326 chromosome 6, ASM71507v2, whole genome shotgun sequence genome encodes the following:
- the LOC107775776 gene encoding UTP--glucose-1-phosphate uridylyltransferase 3, chloroplastic, with product MASSAPVLQQHNNFLFTFSSKTKNTNSIFFFNSYNSSLNCVTKPLASTSSSLFSSPFQTSSRPLIRLTRVSTAPVEYVPPAPDFDFHKEIARLKALKSKLDHCTNLKDRIRVIDSDSRVNSFFFSHKNSFSRVLETLHLDEFEVFLLKCVVAAGQQHVFGDVCTEFEQKRISLKSALYALAEMIENWDVNGGSGGGGGGVNGYGIGTEEHEALRSMLKIIGEVERFYDCIGGIIGYQIMVLELLAQSTFERQSLSHHSNKSLKREIIEIHPPHALDLSQDLEYASQAAIWGIEGLPNLGEIYPLGGSADRLGLVDPDSGECLPAAMLPYCGRSLLEGLIRDLQAREYLYFKLYGKQCITPVAIMTSAAKSNHERVTSLCEELHWFGRGRSNFKLFEQPLVPAVSAEDGQWLASGPFKPICKPGGHGVIWKLAYNEGVFQWFYDHGRRGATVRQVSNVVASTDLTLLALAGLGLRQGKKLGFASCKRNAGATEGINVLIEKKNLEGKWTYGISCIEYTEFDKFGMTDNSLSSYSLQGEFPANTNILYVDLPSAELVASSNDETSLPGMVLNVKKAITYVDQFGSKHSVPGGRLECTMQNLADNFFNTRSCRCYDGVEDGLDTFIVYNERKKVTSSAKKKRRHGDKSLHQTPDGSLLDIMRNAYDILSHCEIKIPKIEGNEKYVDSGPPFLILLHPAVGPLWEVTRQKFYRGSISRGSELQIEVAEFLWRDVQLDGSLIILAENILGSTTIDENGETILQYGKRCGRCKLENVKILNDGINWNSKENLYWKHDVQRFEAVNVLLHGNAEFEAADVVLQGNHVFEVPNGYKMKITTGDSGLAVELKPIEKKLMECGSWFWNYKIMGKHVQLELVEL from the exons ATGGCGTCCTCGGCGCCAGTGCTTCAGCAGCACAACAATTTCCTCTTCACTTTCAGCTCAAAAACTAAAAATACCAactcaattttcttcttcaactcTTATAACTCTTCTCTCAATTGCGTAACAAAGCCTCTCGCCTCTACATCTTCGTCTCTGTTTTCATCGCCATTTCAAACCTCCTCGCGTCCTTTAATTCGCCTCACGCGCGTTTCCACAGCACCCGTAGAGTACGTGCCGCCAGCTCCCGACTTCGATTTTCACAAAGAAATCGCCAGGCTTAAAGCTTTGAAATCGAAGCTTGATCATTGTACTAATTTGAAGGACAGAATCAGAGTGATTGACTCTGATAGTCGTGtgaattcctttttcttttcgcATAAGAATTCGTTTTCTAGGGTTTTGGAGACTTTGCATTTGGATGAATTTGAAGTTTTTTTGCTTAAATGTGTGGTTGCTGCTGGGCAACAGCATGTGTTCGGTGATGTTTGTACAGAATTTGAGCAGAAAAGAATTTCGCTGAAGAGTGCTTTGTATGCTTTGGCGGAAATGATTGAGAATTGGGATGTAAATGGCGGTAGTGGTGGCGGTGGCGGTGGTGTGAATGGTTATGGTATAGGAACTGAAGAGCATGAGGCATTGAGGTCAATGTTGAAAATTATTGGAGAGGTTGAGCGGTTTTATGATTGCATTGGAGGAATAATAGG GTATCAGATAATGGTCCTTGAGCTTCTTGCTCAGTCAACTTTTGAACGACAGAGTCTGTCCCATCACTCAAATAAATCTCTCAAGCGTGAGATAATAGAAATTCATCCTCCACATGCACTTGATCTTTCTCAGGATTTAGAATATGCATCTCAAGCAGCTATTTGGGGAATTGAA GGATTGCCAAACCTGGGAGAAATATATCCTCTTGGTGGCTCGGCAGACAGGCTGGGTTTGGTTGACCCTGACTCAGGTGAATGTCTACCTGCTGCAATGCTTCCGTACTGTGGGCGTAGTCTATTGGAAGGTCTTATAAGAGATCTTCAG GCTAGGGAGTACCTGTATTTCAAGTTATACGGCAAACAATGCATCACTCCAGTTGCAATAATGACAAGTGCAGCAAAAAGCAATCATGAGCGTGTCACCTCACTGTGTGAGGAACTCCACTGGTTCGGAAGAGGAAGATCAAATTTTAAACTTTTCGAACAG CCTCTTGTTCCAGCTGTTAGTGCAGAAGATGGACAATGGTTGGCGAGTGGACCATTCAAACCTATATGCAAACCAGGTGGTCATGGGGTGATCTGGAAACTTGCCTATAATGAAGGTGTTTTCCAGTGGTTTTATGATCATGGAAGACGAGGTGCGACTGTGAGACAAGTCAG TAACGTTGTGGCATCTACAGATTTGACTCTTTTGGCTTTAGCTGGACTTGGTTTGCGTCAGGGAAAG AAACTGGGCTTTGCTTCATGCAAGCGAAATGCGGGTGCTACTGAAGGCATAAATGTTCTAATTGAGAAGAAGAATCTTGAGGGGAAATGGACCTATGGTATATCCTGCATAGAATATACCGAGTTTGACAAGTTTGGAATGACGGATAATTCTCTTTCTTCTTACAG TTTACAGGGCGAGTTTCCTGCCAATacaaatattctatatgttgatttGCCCTCTGCTGAGCTAGTTGCGTCAAGTAATGATGAGACTAGTTTGCCTGGAATGGTGCTTAATGTGAAAAAGGCAATCACATATGTGGACCAGTTCGGAAGCAAGCATAG TGTCCCAGGTGGCCGCCTTGAGTGCACAATGCAAAACCTTGCTGATAACTTTTTCAATACACGCTCATGTCGATGTTATGATGGTGTTGAAG ATGGACTAGATACTTTTATTGTATACAACGAAAGAAAGAAGGTGACATCTTCTGCCAAGAAGAAACGTAGACATGGTGACAAGTCGTTGCACCAG ACTCCAGATGGCTCGCTGTTGGATATAATGCGTAATGCCTATGATATTCTTTCCCACTGTGAGATAAAAATTCCAAAG ATTGAAGGTAACGAGAAGTATGTTGACTCTGGGCCTCCATTTCTTATTCTTCTCCATCCTGCTGTAGGTCCCCTTTGGGAAGTAACTAGACAGAAG TTCTACCGAGGTTCCATATCCAGGGGTTCAGAGTTGCAAATAGAGGTTGCTGAGTTCTTGTGGAGAGATGTGCAG CTTGATGGGAGTTTGATCATTTTAGCTGAGAATATATTAGGTTCAACCACAattgatgaaaatggtgaaaccaTTCTACAGTATGGAAAAAG GTGTGGGAGATGTAAGCTGGAGAATGTCAAGATATTGAATGATGGAATTAATTGGAATTCAAAAGAAAACTTATACTGGAAGCACGATGTGCAGCGATTTGAGGCAGTTAATGTGTTACTGCACGGAAATGCAGAATTTGAAGCAGCAGATGTTGTGTTGCAG GGTAATCATGTTTTTGAAGTTCCAAATGGTTACAAAATGAAGATAACAACAGGAGACTCAg GATTAGCAGTCGAACTTAAACCTATTGAGAAGAAGTTGATGGAGTGTGGAAGCTGGTTTTGGAACTACAAGATAATGGGCAAACATGTTCAGTTGGAATTGGTGGAGTTATAG
- the LOC107775777 gene encoding U-box domain-containing protein 1-like → MNELPLPLMVSSGFLPSGNLVETLIHISNEVLSMEKLPFLQVKNISTMVRRIKILSSLFEEIQETSSTAVLPPSSILCLTELFSVIRKVKLLIGSCKESSSLWNLMQTELISNQFHALMKEMEKALDILPLRLLHVTVDTKEQVVLLHKQAKRADLFIDPREIQKREEILQLMATNNCDKNSKNKGFIDFRRMKDTMRSIGLRSSLDYEEEISKLEAEAEKQAGTGGLIAISNINSLISLISLSKTAILEEHLMIKQNLKQPAPMSARADQSSSCYSVVSDIPDELRCPISLDLMRDPVIIASGHTYDRNSIAQWVNSGHHTCPKSGQRLIHMALIPNYALKSLIHQWCQENNIPITEPTLSPSDSESSSSSKIKKCDKAIDYISATKAATDAVKMTAEFLVGKLATGSPDIQRQAAYELRLLAKTGMDNRRIIAESGAIPFLMTLLSSRDPRIQENAVTALLNLSIHENNKILIMSAGVIDSLIEVLQCGKTMEARENAAAAIFSLSVIDEYKVIIGARTRAIPALVGLLEEGTTAGKKDAAIALFNLAVYDANRPSIVLAGAIPLLINLLMDDKAGITDDALAVLALVLGCNEGLQALRKSRILVPLLVDLLRFGSSKGKDHSITLLLGLCKDSGEEVAGKLLMNPRSIPSLQSLAADGSLRARRKADALLRLLNRCCSQSQ, encoded by the coding sequence ATGAATGAACTTCCACTTCCACTCATGGTTTCCTCAGGATTTCTCCCAAGTGGGAATTTGGTGGAAACTCTGATTCACATCTCTAACGAAGTATTGTCAATGGAAAAGCTTCCATTTTTACAGGTGAAAAACATCTCAACAATGGTAAGAAGGatcaagattctttcttcattgttTGAAGAAATTCAAGAAACATCATCCACTGCAGTACTTCCACCATCCTCAATCCTCTGTTTGACTGAGCTTTTCTCTGTCATAAGAAAGGTAAAGCTCCTCATAGGAAGTTGCAAAGAGAGCAGCTCTTTGTGGAATCTCATGCAGACAGAATTGATTTCAAACCAATTTCATGCACTGATGAAGGAGATGGAAAAGGCGCTTGATATTTTACCTTTGAGATTGCTTCATGTAACTGTAGACACCAAGGAGCAAGTGGTGCTACTTCATAAGCAGGCGAAAAGGGCTGACTTGTTCATTGATCCTCGAGAAATTCAGAAAAGGGAAGAGATTCTCCAGTTGATGGCTACTAATAACTGTGATAAGAACAGCAAGAACAAAGGCTTCATTGACTTTCGGAGAATGAAGGACACTATGAGAAGCATTGGTTTGAGAAGCTCATTAGATTATGAGGAAGAGATCTCGAAATTGGAGGCAGAAGCTGAGAAACAGGCAGGCACGGGTGGACTGATCGCCATCTCGAATATCAACAGCCTAATATCCTTGATCTCCTTATCAAAAACTGCAATTTTGGAAGAACACCTAATGATTAAGCAAAATTTGAAGCAGCCAGCACCGATGAGTGCTCGTGCTGATCAATCCTCCTCATGCTATTCAGTGGTTTCCGACATCCCTGATGAACTCCGCTGTCCAATTTCACTTGACTTGATGAGGGATCCCGTGATAATAGCATCAGGCCATACTTATGATCGAAATTCAATCGCTCAGTGGGTAAATTCAGGGCAccacacctgtccaaaaagtggGCAGAGGCTTATACATATGGCTCTCATTCCTAACTATGCACTAAAAAGTCTAATCCATCAATGGTGCCAAGAGAACAACATCCCAATAACAGAACCTACATTATCTCCTTCAGATTCAGAGAGTAGCAGCAGCAGTAAGATTAAGAAATGTGACAAGGCGATTGACTACATTTCTGCGACTAAAGCTGCCACAGATGCTGTGAAAATGACAGCAGAGTTTTTAGTTGGGAAACTGGCAACAGGATCTCCAGATATACAGAGACAGGCAGCATATGAACTAAGATTGCTAGCAAAAACTGGCATGGACAATCGCAGGATCATAGCTGAGTCTGGAGCTATTCCATTTCTGATGACTCTACTTAGTTCCCGTGATCCAAGAATCCAGGAGAATGCAGTCACAGCATTACTCAATCTTTCAATACATGAGAATAACAAGATCCTGATTATGTCTGCTGGTGTTATCGACAGCTTAATTGAAGTCCTCCAATGTGGGAAAACGATGGAAGCAAGAGAAAATGCAGCAGCAGCAATATTCAGCTTGTCTGTAATCGACGAATACAAAGTAATCATAGGGGCACGTACCAGAGCGATTCCAGCTTTGGTCGGACTCTTAGAAGAAGGAACTACAGCAGGGAAAAAGGATGCTGCTATAGCACTCTTTAACCTTGCAGTCTATGATGCTAACAGGCCAAGTATAGTGCTTGCTGGAGCTATTCCTCTACTTATTAATCTTCTGATGGATGACAAAGCTGGTATAACTGATGATGCGCTGGCGGTTCTTGCACTTGTCTTGGGCTGCAACGAAGGGCTACAAGCGTTGAGAAAGAGTAGGATCTTGGTTCCTCTTCTTGTTGATCTCTTGAGATTTGGATCTTCAAAAGGGAAGGATCATTCAATAACACTACTGCTGGGACTCTGCAAGGATAGTGGAGAGGAGGTTGCAGGAAAATTACTAATGAATCCAAGAAGTATTCCTTCTCTCCAAAGCTTGGCTGCTGATGGATCCCTGAGAGCTCGAAGAAAGGCTGACGCTCTTCTAAGACTACTTAATAGATGCTGCTCTCAATCTCAGTAA